From one Patescibacteria group bacterium genomic stretch:
- a CDS encoding GDP-mannose 4,6-dehydratase: MKRAFITGVLGFVGAHLAKKLLEKGYDVIGLCYHHRPLTTLNLLGLDNKITRIYGNVCDRELIKKVLVNYDIDNIYHLAGITIVSKALRDPLNTFKTNCIGTATLLDVCRDFKNISSILIGSTDKIYGEGLGKTEDDVLNAKGIYETSKICLDYIARSFYHIYKLPITIARTCNIYGEYDLNKRIIPNTIKALKNNQQPVIFKDDKSMREYIYVDDACDAYIILSENIKRSKGEVFNIGSEEVATQDEIVMRLIDISAGHIAPKFVKKPEIFEIYQQTIDFDKIKKTFNWRPSYSLDRGLRRTWERWKF, from the coding sequence ATGAAAAGAGCCTTTATAACAGGCGTTTTAGGTTTTGTTGGGGCACATTTAGCAAAGAAATTATTAGAGAAAGGATATGATGTTATAGGTTTATGTTATCATCATAGGCCCCTAACCACTTTGAACCTTTTGGGTTTAGATAATAAAATCACAAGAATTTATGGAAATGTATGTGATAGAGAATTAATAAAAAAAGTACTGGTTAATTATGATATCGATAATATTTATCATTTAGCCGGAATTACAATAGTAAGTAAAGCCTTAAGAGATCCCTTGAATACCTTCAAAACCAATTGTATTGGAACAGCAACCCTTTTAGATGTTTGCAGAGATTTTAAAAATATTTCTTCTATTTTAATAGGATCAACAGATAAAATCTATGGTGAAGGCTTAGGTAAAACTGAAGATGATGTTTTGAATGCTAAAGGGATTTACGAAACCTCAAAAATATGCCTAGATTACATAGCCAGGAGTTTTTATCATATATATAAACTTCCTATAACTATAGCAAGAACTTGCAATATTTATGGAGAATATGATCTTAACAAGAGAATAATCCCCAATACTATAAAGGCATTAAAAAACAATCAACAGCCCGTGATCTTTAAAGATGATAAGTCAATGAGAGAGTATATCTATGTGGATGATGCTTGTGATGCATACATCATACTAAGTGAAAATATCAAGAGAAGTAAGGGTGAGGTTTTTAATATTGGAAGTGAAGAAGTCGCAACTCAAGATGAAATAGTCATGAGATTGATAGATATTTCTGCCGGACATATAGCACCAAAATTTGTAAAAAAGCCAGAAATATTTGAGATTTATCAGCAAACAATAGATTTTGATAAAATTAAAAAAACTTTCAATTGGAGGCCTTCTTACTCTCTCGATAGGGGTTTGAGGAGGACATGGGAAAGATGGAAATTTTAA
- a CDS encoding UbiA family prenyltransferase — translation MEILKLRAWKFILFERFIWLLNPIFYIVLVKKIFSLGFIPDFFILVASIFFFFSFSVLINDYIDMPYDIKVKKKRVVHKLPKFHIFILLIFTFILCLITAFLIGKFYSILYFIGFILAIFYSVFPIRLKERGFLGILTDVIIELIPVLFIFSVFSYFGFDAIVFILFYLFVQITSMIEHQIKDYDSDLKTHTNTFTVEKGLKVANRLVGIFSMVSAGLLFILFYFYLKIEYVYLILPIWLSRFVLPNSVLKENIASFKVPFYFADLVYVSFFHILTLLLSFLLTLKFLPYLSILFFTLFCDLHFIKGSITARIRGLI, via the coding sequence ATGGAAATTTTAAAATTAAGAGCATGGAAATTCATACTGTTTGAAAGATTTATTTGGCTTCTAAACCCAATTTTTTATATAGTGCTCGTAAAAAAAATATTTTCACTGGGATTTATTCCAGATTTTTTTATTTTAGTTGCATCTATATTTTTTTTCTTTTCATTCTCAGTTTTGATAAATGATTATATTGATATGCCTTATGATATTAAAGTAAAAAAGAAGAGAGTTGTTCATAAATTACCTAAGTTTCATATTTTTATCCTTCTAATTTTTACTTTTATACTTTGTCTAATTACTGCATTTTTGATAGGAAAATTTTATTCAATTTTATATTTTATCGGCTTTATATTAGCAATTTTTTATTCTGTATTTCCGATAAGGTTAAAAGAAAGGGGATTTTTAGGAATATTAACTGATGTTATAATAGAACTTATTCCAGTTCTCTTTATATTCTCAGTCTTTTCATATTTTGGTTTTGATGCTATAGTTTTTATTTTATTCTATCTTTTTGTTCAAATAACTTCTATGATAGAGCATCAGATAAAAGATTATGATAGCGATTTAAAAACTCATACAAATACATTTACAGTAGAAAAAGGGCTTAAGGTAGCAAATAGATTAGTTGGTATTTTTTCTATGGTATCTGCTGGACTTCTTTTTATCCTATTTTATTTTTATCTTAAAATAGAATATGTCTATTTAATCTTACCTATCTGGTTATCACGATTTGTACTTCCAAATTCAGTTTTAAAGGAAAATATAGCCAGTTTTAAAGTCCCTTTCTATTTTGCTGATTTAGTATATGTAAGCTTTTTCCATATTTTAACACTCCTTTTATCTTTTCTTCTGACCCTAAAATTTTTACCATACTTATCTATTTTATTTTTCACACTTTTTTGTGACCTCCATTTTATTAAAGGATCGATTACCGCCAGAATAAGAGGACTAATATGA
- a CDS encoding glycosyltransferase, protein MKIAICYNRFDIMGGAERVVIKIAKLFNADIFTLIYRPKEIYKEVQGFKITDLKIFDLPKQRIFYPWIYSIFNGLGILKFRLLDLSGYDLVITCGRLAFFAKGKKTIHVCINMATFDFQEHLLNYLGESYGAHVKFIANVWWEIKKLLEKWAAKRIDIIIAISKHLQSKIKRHYNKESIVVYPSVNIKKFKFCKSKDYFLSVQRLSPEKRVELQIEIFKKLPKEKLIMVGGYKEIEYKNKIEKIIRKSKNIERVGSVSEEKLIDLYSHSKAVIQTGIDEPFGIVPIEAMASGKPVLAVDEGGFRETILNGETGILIKKPYVENFIKAIKNFNSYKFNPEVCMKRTKLFSEEIFIKKMKEVIKKVISNS, encoded by the coding sequence ATGAAAATAGCCATATGTTACAATAGATTTGATATAATGGGTGGAGCAGAAAGAGTGGTAATTAAAATAGCTAAATTATTTAATGCTGATATATTTACTTTGATTTATAGACCAAAAGAAATTTATAAGGAAGTTCAAGGGTTCAAGATTACAGATTTAAAAATTTTTGATTTACCAAAACAAAGAATATTTTATCCTTGGATATATAGCATTTTCAATGGTTTAGGGATACTAAAGTTCCGGTTATTAGATTTAAGTGGTTATGATTTGGTCATTACATGTGGAAGATTAGCATTCTTTGCAAAAGGTAAAAAAACAATACACGTTTGTATTAATATGGCGACTTTTGACTTTCAAGAACATTTATTAAACTATCTAGGGGAATCTTACGGAGCTCATGTAAAATTTATAGCCAATGTTTGGTGGGAAATAAAGAAATTATTAGAAAAATGGGCTGCCAAAAGGATTGATATAATAATAGCCATCTCAAAACATCTTCAATCTAAAATTAAAAGACATTATAACAAAGAATCTATTGTTGTCTACCCCTCAGTAAATATAAAAAAATTTAAATTTTGTAAATCAAAAGATTACTTCTTAAGCGTACAGAGATTGAGTCCAGAAAAAAGGGTTGAATTACAAATTGAGATATTTAAAAAATTACCTAAAGAAAAATTGATTATGGTAGGAGGCTATAAAGAAATTGAATATAAAAATAAAATTGAAAAAATAATAAGAAAATCAAAAAACATAGAAAGGGTAGGGAGTGTTAGCGAAGAAAAATTAATCGATTTGTATTCCCACTCTAAAGCCGTTATTCAGACGGGTATAGATGAGCCGTTTGGTATAGTGCCAATAGAAGCAATGGCTTCTGGAAAACCTGTTTTGGCCGTTGATGAAGGTGGATTTAGGGAGACTATATTAAATGGAGAAACTGGGATTTTGATAAAGAAACCTTACGTTGAAAATTTTATTAAAGCAATAAAAAACTTCAACTCTTATAAATTTAATCCCGAAGTTTGTATGAAAAGAACAAAGCTATTTTCTGAAGAAATCTTTATCAAAAAAATGAAAGAAGTAATTAAGAAAGTAATTAGTAATAGTTAA